In Rhinolophus ferrumequinum isolate MPI-CBG mRhiFer1 chromosome 8, mRhiFer1_v1.p, whole genome shotgun sequence, the DNA window ATGGTCCACGGTCAGTGTCTCCGTGGGCTAGTCCGATCCTCACACTCTTCCAAGTGTTCTCATTTGTAAGCCACCAACATTACTAACCTATCTGCtagaaacagagggagagaatCTATCATACTCTATTAGAGCAGTCATTTCCCTGGCAGGAAGTCATGGTCTTTGGATCCCATTAACTAGTAACAACAATACACTTCTCTTTACGTAACAGATGTTACTCCTCAAAGTGAGGCTGCCTATTGAGAAATCCCTGAAGTCTAGTTAATGATGCCTCCCCCATAGGCCCAATAACCAGGTGTGATTTCTCCTTGGACCCCTCTTTTGTCACTTGTCGTAGTGTCCCCTAGCTGTTCCTGGGGGGCTTCTAGGGGTCCGAGAACCAGCCTGCTCACAGCAGTAGCCCACCCTTCTTCAGTAGTGGTACTCCCTCCACCTGTCTATAACCCAGCCTAAGGAGCAGACTGCCCATCAGAAGAATGACATTATCTGTCCCAAATGCCAGCAAACTTTCCCGTACTTCGGATACCAGAAGGAAGCTGGGcaaggtcagggaaggcctcctcCTGTCCCCTCAGATCCGTGCTGTCACCTGGCTCAGGAATCTCTATCTAGGCCCAGTGAAATCTCTCTTGGGCAGCTCCATCAGCTTCTGATTTTCACCCCTCTTTACACAGTAGCTCAAAATGAATCCAAAGGACCATGGAGGATCCCTCCATTCTTCATCCTCCTGCTTCAACTGGCATTTTTgattccccatctctctcccctgTGGTAACAGCAGAGGAGAGGGAAATATTAGGAGCTGGTGGCAGAATTCGTCTGGTAGAGACCTGACTTTTGTTTAGTAAAACATTCTGATAAACCACGTGGGCTACAGCAAGATGGTCCTTAGGACATGGGCTGGATGAAACAAGGTGTATAAAGTGAGAAGAATTTTTGAATTTCCAGGAACAGTGCTAGAGGAAAAGGGGGTCTGAGAAAGGAGATAAGCTAGAAAAGATGAGAAGAAGTTATGGGAAGGATGGCTCAGCAGAAGACTGAGGAATCTGTGGctcaaagagaagagaaaaggagtcaGAAATTCCCAGTGTAGGATACAACAGATGGACTCTTTACGAATAGCTCTTCTTTTCAGTATCAAAGTTGTTTATTCTGCCATGGAaactggtcttatagtaaaaggaGCTgaattaaaagcatttaatgaaaCAAGCTAtaggtttaaaaataatgaagatcatTATTAATTAATGAAGATCATGTTAATTAGttcaatatatatcaaaatatgttgCATCTATAGCCACCGATGAAGTTTTTTCACACAAAGGCACATACTGTATCTGGGATAAGAGTTTTTACTGCTCCTCTAGCATGATTATTACATCCCCAATGTTACTCCTACTTAGTACCTGGTGGGAACAGTATTTGGATAAGAGTAAGGAAAATGAGTGTCTTTCATATTTGTATAGCTATAAGACCTAAAGAGGGGATATCCAACAAGAAGTAATGTGTAAGAGCAATTGAAAATTTAgtggaaaatgaaattatttgagTATGAAGTATGGGGGGGGGgtaggattgccagataaaatacagaatgccccgttaaacttgaatttcagataaaaaccTTTTAATATATGTCCCAAATATCCTTCTACTTATACTAGATGTCCTGTAGTTTTATTTGCAAAAGCTGGCAAGCCTAGAGTGGGGGAATGCTGAAATATGTTAGCAGTAAAAAACATTTTACATGTCATAAAAGAATATGATTTCAGTACAGTGAACATCTGGATTAAATAgtattgtacatttttttagaGATACTGTATTTGGAATCAAGCTCAAGACCCTTCACAAACTTGCATTAGTTACATCATTTTTCAGACTATGAAACACATATTCTGAATATACTCTTCCAACATCAACAGTAGTTGAGACCTTAAGGAGGTCCTAACACCACTGTCTGATTGTCTAAAAAAATAGCTATCCTATCTTTAAACGGAATCTTTAAACTTAGAAACTAATTACTACAGAGGCAAATGAATAGCTTCCCCCTCAAATCTCTACCTACAGGGTCAACAGAATGAAATGAAGCCCGGGGACCCCTACCTCACAAAGACGGCAATTGTCACTAGGCCCACTTAGTCACCACATAATCAAGTTGGGGCCCTTTCCCCCCTCGCTTACGACCtagctttattggggaacaacaATCATGCTCTTAAAGTGtccaaattttgttttacaaaagatCTAAGCCATCCACAGAAGCAAAGTGAAACAATAGGAaaaacttttcaattaaaaaggaaaaaaaaaagttattacaaatGTGCTTAATAAAATACAAGGTAAATGTGCTTAATAAAGTTACGGCTTAAAGTGAAATGTGGGaacctgtttcatttttattaaagctGAATTTATTGCTTTGGTTTACTGGTTTATGTTCTCAGAACTTAATTTAGTCTCTAGATGATTTGCCCAAAGAAAAGCAGATGGGTCAGCTGTGTGTTGGACTATATCAGCCAGGGAGTGTGAGGTAAGTATTCACTAACCTTCGCCTGTGTCAGCGCCCCACAAACAAACGAAACACATTCAAAAAAAATCGTTCCAACTTACTCCCAAACTTGTCAGGATGAATATTCTACAAACACACCTGTACTTTTTTAACGTAATGTTTAACTTGAGTACATAAAGCCAAACTGCTTTCCAGCGAGAATCACTGTGGTGAATAACATCCTACACACCCGCGACAGAATCTCTTAGGAAGAGAAGTCAATGCGAGTTCTATTTTGCACAAGGATCTCATGATCTCCTGGAAGAAATGGTGAAGTACCTTTAAAGGCTTAATGAGGTCTCCAAAGTAAAACAAAGGAGGGAGATAAAGTGCATTGAAATTTTCAGAAGTGTCCCAGGAAGAGATTAGGGGAAGCTATGTAGGAAAATTGATGCAAATCCAGGAGAGAGATGGTGGCAGCAGCAGTAGAATTGGGAGAGGAATATATGGAGTTGAACTATTTCAGAGGCAGAACTGTCAGAACTTGCTTCCCTGGGTGTGGAGAGTGTGGGCGCAGAGGCTTGAAGGACAGGCTTGGTTTCTGAGTCAGTCCCGTGGTCGACCAGCACAGGCCCCTGGAGTGTGGTCCATAACTCTCCACAGTTAGGAGAAAGCCTTAAAAACCATACAGGACTTTTCAGACAATTGGATGGCTTGTTAGCAAAGACTTCATGGGTCACTGTCTGAcagaaaaacagtttggaggctTTGTAAGCCAGAAGGATGTTCACAACATCTTTCTTTTAGGAATATCATTTTCTGACCATGGACTTCAAAGACCTTTCCCatccaatttattattttcatggctggattacaaaaatgaaaacaagcacaGCCAGGATAATCTGACTACGAAATGTACCACTTTTGGAAGAAAGAAGTGATACTACGAACCATCTCTTACCTGTTGGAAATGAATGCAGTGAAAAATACTCAGATGAAGAGATTTGGGGAAGAGCCCCAGCAGTGCATTTGATACCACATTCCAACTGTGGGGAATAAATTTTTCAATGGCAGTACCCACAATTATGGCTTCTCTGCTAATCCCTTTTTATAAACCATAATGTTACTGTGTTCTGCCTAATAAATTAGTTTGGATAATAACATCATAAAccttgaaatagaaaatatttgatcAAAGCAAGATACATCAAGAAGgaaatataatactatataaaatattaatagagcTGGAAgtaccagaggaaaaaaaattgagctCTCAATGAGGTTTTAAATTTCTCACCATCTGAGCATAAATATTCCCAAGTGTTGATACAGTCTTTTCCTAAAGTCTTAAAAGATTGAACAGATGCTCCTATCAGTGAACTATATTACAAATTTGacacttatttattcttttctcccgTTTatgagggtaggggtggggaggaagaggtgACAGCTGTTGGAAGGAGGATTACCGGTAGTTCTATCATCAATGGACACACAGggacaaaaaaaatcaagctggACTCAAGACGAAGCAAGGAAACTGAGCCTCTCAATTGTGCCATCTTGCAGAAAATGGCCTGGAATgaacaaaagacagaaataacAACTTGGGAAATGATTTTGCAGAATGTCTCCCTTCACCAAGGAAGATGTTTAACCACAGCTGTGGCTGAAATGCTCATAAATAAACAATGTTTGCCAAAAAGAAGTGGTTATTTTTacaagagaaataagaaacaataatttCCATTTAGTCTGAAAAGACAATGCCAAGTAGAATATACATGGGATTTCATCATCTCACATTTTGGCAGGCAGAAACATAAGCATGTTAAGAACCAAACATCATGCTTTTAGCTTCTGTACATTTTGCCTAAATGGGATTCTACGTGGTAAAAATGCCTCTTCTTATGCAGCAAAATCCGCCCTGAGTCTAACATCATTTTCCCAAAGCCTAATTCCTTTTAATAAGGCactaaatcattttatttcaaccACCAAATGCTTTCTTATTGCTAGGAATGGTAAGGTACACTTACTTTTTGATATATGCTCCAGCTTTGCAAAATTCTGTTGGAAACAAAATGATTCCTTATGGCATTTTATAATATCCCAtccagtttattatttttattgctttccagAATTTCTATCATTAATTAAAGGGCCTCTTTCACCATCTCCtcatcccccactccccccaaaaaaaccccgAATCTATTCCCCGACTGCCTATCAGAGACTAAATAAAAGTCGGTCTATCACAGCAGCAATGATGGTCATGCCAATTTCACAGTGTGATTTGTGCactcatttcattttgaaaatgaccCTGCCCTCCATCTGTCTAAGCCGAATGTCCTGCTTTTTCCAAGCCAGGCCTCAGGAGCAGCAGCACATGAAATATGGAGGAAGACACAGAAcggcctccctcctgcccccttcaGCTGCCACATTCACAGATAGGTGCCAACACAAAGAGGGGAACCTCAACTGATGCCTGTAGGGATCAGAGAAATTTGGGGGAGAGCAGACAGTCCTTCCATTTTTCATACATTTCCAGGAAGGCATTTGAAGGTGAATGTTTTCATCATGCAAATACAACTCTCAGAAACAGTGCGACAGACTAAAGACATACAAGGCAATTTCCCATTTTCATGTTCTGTCGTCTTACCTTGATTTAATAGCAATTTACCCAAGGTAATAGCTCAACACATAAGGATTTTAACtatgtaagaattttaaaatattgacccttttggataattattttttccaagaGGTAAGTCTCAATTAGGCAGGTATAAAAGAGAAGACACCTATTCCCTGTTTACTGGGCAGTGCTAGCCAGAAAGTGTGATTCATCAGTCACTAATGAACTTACCTTTTGGATATCATGGCTCAGCTGCTTCTTTTCTTCATCGGTAATATGCAGAATATAGGGTGATTATGAAGATTAGAGATAATACATGTGAATAGTCTAATAGAGTGCCATGTAACATGGTTGACATTggctccaaaatttatatataggTAAGATTTATTGGTAGCAATACTATCAATAAGGCAGATAAGGGATTTGTATTAAAGTCTTTAATTATATAGCAAAGACATGTTTTTACTTGAACTATGTTTATCTTGGGTGGTTGCAAAACTGATGAAAATCCTGACAGATTATGAAAGACAACCCCTACACCCCAGGCCACCAGCAGAGGCACTGCATATCATAGATATTCATAAATTACAGCTACTTTCATATTCTTGAAAACTGCACATTTACCACTATCTCACTGGGATAAGCCAGTTTGGTTTTTTGTGATCTTTCTACTTCTCTAATGCTTGACTGAAAAATTGTATTCATCTCCCACAAATTCTATAGTCTCCAGGTCAGTCTACAGTATGGGTATGTTTTTTTATTAGCGAtccaatataattttttaagataaTTAAGTCCTCAGTTTTTCACTTCCCCATCATGggctttattaaattaaaaagaatttatataaaaatagccCTGAGGTAATAACATGGAATCTAGAGCACCTATTCCAAATACATGacaaatgaacttaaaaaaatccagaatggtTTCTGAACAGTCCAGCAAATCTCCAGAGATCTTCAAACTAAGAATctatggaaaaaatattaaagtgtaggcaattttaaaaattttaacttacaGAAAATCCAATTTTCGTCATTTCAATAATATCCACAAACATTATTAAAGCCTAACAATAGAGACTGGGTATCTTCCTCTCTAAtccggacacacacacacacacacacacacacacacacacagcccacagaCTGGCTGATTAAGTAGATCTAGAGAGTTAGAAGAGTAACAGTGcatagaaaaaggaacacttttgGTCGTGgaattttttggttgttttcatccTTGGAAAGACGAGGTCATAGATTTCTTTAATGTTTCCACTTGCAGTGAAATTTGGAGAATAGAGGCAGGGTGTAAGGCCAAGCTTAAACTCTAGAATGTGCTCAGTAATATTCTTTGTTATGGACAAGTTGGAGCAGGAGACACTTGGAACTAAAGTCGATCTTCTCCCAGTACTAGATAATATCCATAGCACTCTTTCCTTCTGTTCATCTCTGGAAACGACGACATAAGAACACCTGGTTGCTGCACTATTCTATTCTTAGAAAGGGTGCCCACAGATTGGCCAGAAAACAGAACCTACTCTAATTCCGGAAAAGACCATGTTGACATTCCGCCTTTTCCATCCCCGTTTCTTTCACTAAAATAACATGGGACCACACCATTTGGAAGCTGCACAGTGTAGAAGGCTCAAAAATGCAGAACGCAAACCTTCCTCTCCCACGACAGAGACCGAGAAAAAGACAGCCAGCAATGCTGACCAATGATAGGAAAAAGTAACCAGTCAAGCCTCTTACCCCGAGTGGGGAGGGTCGGTCCCGCAGAGACTACGCCTCCCGCCATGCAGCGCGGGCGCGGACGGAGCGGCGGCGCGATTGCACCGGTGCATGCCGGGAAGTAGAGTTTCCGCCTCTGAACTAGGTGGAGGCgtttccttttccctctcagGCTAACGCCACTCACACTATTGGACTTTTTGGGGACCTGACTAGATACAGAGACCCTCACATTAGTGACTCTTTCCAACCTAGTCTGGTTGGTCCGGTGCAAAGTAAATCTGGGagcatgcaaaaaacaaaacaacccaaacattCTTTAGTCTTCCGTTTCCGGTTGGCTTATTGCCTTGGTAACTAGGACGCGCAACCTCCGTGGCGGTTATGGCGGGGCTGGGCAGTACTCAGATCCCCGACGGGGAGTTCACCGCCGTGGTGTACCGGCTAATCCGGGATAACCGCTACGCCGAAGCGGTGCAGCTGCTGGGCGGAGAGCTCCAGCGGAGCCCGAGGAGCCGCGCCGGCCTGTCGCTGCTGGGCTACTGCTACTACCGCCTGCAGGAGTTCGCGCTGGCGGCCGAGTGCTATGAGCAGCTGAGCCAGCTGCACCCGCAACTGGAGCAGTACCGCCTGTACCAGGCCCAGGCCCTGTACAAGGCCTGCCTTTATCCAGAGGCCACCCgggtctccttcctcctcttggACAACCCCACCTACCACAGCCGGGTCCTCCATCTGCAAGCTGCTATCAAGTACAGCGAGGGCGATCTGCCTGGGGCCAGGAGCCTGGTGGAGCAGCTACtgagtggggaagggggagaagacAGTGGGGGCGAGAATGAGCCGGATGGCCAGGTCAACCTGGGATGTTTGCTCTACAAGGAGGGACAGTATGAAGCCGCGTGTTCCAAGTTCTTTGCAGCCCTGCAGGCCTCGGGCTACCGGCCTGACCTTTCCTACAACCTGGCTTTAGCCTATTACAGCAACCGGCGCTATGCCCCAGCGCTGAAGCATATCGCGGACATTGTTGAACGTGGCATCCGCCAGCACCCAGAGCTAGGTGTGGGCATGACCACCGAAGGCATTGATGTTCGCAGCGTTGGCAACACTTTAGTCCTTCACCAGACTGCTCTGGTGGAAGCCTTCAACCTCAAGGCAGCCATAGAATACCAACTGAGAAACTATGAGGCGGCCCAGGAAGCCCTCACTGACATGCCACCTAGGGCAGAGGAGGAGTTAGACCCTGTGACCCTGCACAACCAGGCGTTAATGAACATGGATGCCAGGCCTACAGAAGGGTTTGAAAAGCtacaatttttgctccaacagaacCCCTTCCCCCCAGAGACCTTTGGCAACCTGTTGTTGCTCTACTGTAAGTATGAGTATTTTGACCTGGCAGCAGATGTCCTGGCAGAGAATGCTCATTTGACTTATAAGTTCCTCACACCCTATCTCTATGACTTCTTGGATGCCATGATCACTTGTCCGACAGCTCCTGAAGAGGCATTCATTAAGCTTGATGGACTAGCAGGGATGCTGACGGAGCAGCTCAGGAAACTCACTATACAAATGCAGGAAGCAAGACACAGTAGAGATGATGAAGCTGTCAAAAAGGCAGTGAATGAATATGACGACATCCTGGAGAAATATATTCCTGTATTGATGGCCCAGGCGAAAATCTACTGGAACCTTGAAAATTACCCAATGGTAGAAAAGATCTTCCGCAAATCTGTGGAATTCTGTAATGACCATGATGTGTGGAAGCTGAATGTGGCTCATGTTCTGTTCATGcaggaaaacaaatacaaagaagcCATCGGTTTTTATGAGCCCATAGTCAAGAAGCATTATGACAACATCCTGAATGTCAGTGCTATTGTACTGGCTAACCTCTGTGTGTCATATATTATGACGAGTCAAAATGAAGAAGCCGAGGAGTTGATGAGGAAAAttgagaaggaggaagagcaCCTCTCCTATAATGACCCAGATAAGAAAATCTACCATCTCTGCATTGTGAATTT includes these proteins:
- the LOC117025471 gene encoding tetratricopeptide repeat protein 30B, with product MAGLGSTQIPDGEFTAVVYRLIRDNRYAEAVQLLGGELQRSPRSRAGLSLLGYCYYRLQEFALAAECYEQLSQLHPQLEQYRLYQAQALYKACLYPEATRVSFLLLDNPTYHSRVLHLQAAIKYSEGDLPGARSLVEQLLSGEGGEDSGGENEPDGQVNLGCLLYKEGQYEAACSKFFAALQASGYRPDLSYNLALAYYSNRRYAPALKHIADIVERGIRQHPELGVGMTTEGIDVRSVGNTLVLHQTALVEAFNLKAAIEYQLRNYEAAQEALTDMPPRAEEELDPVTLHNQALMNMDARPTEGFEKLQFLLQQNPFPPETFGNLLLLYCKYEYFDLAADVLAENAHLTYKFLTPYLYDFLDAMITCPTAPEEAFIKLDGLAGMLTEQLRKLTIQMQEARHSRDDEAVKKAVNEYDDILEKYIPVLMAQAKIYWNLENYPMVEKIFRKSVEFCNDHDVWKLNVAHVLFMQENKYKEAIGFYEPIVKKHYDNILNVSAIVLANLCVSYIMTSQNEEAEELMRKIEKEEEHLSYNDPDKKIYHLCIVNLVIGTLYCAKGNYDFGISRVIKSLEPYNKKLGTDTWYYAKRCFLSLLENMSKHTIMLRDSVIQECIQFLEHCELHGRNVPAIIEQPLEEERMHTGKNTVTYESRQLKALIYEIVGWNM